ACGAGATGGCTCGCCCACTTCCACGGGGATGACTGCTTCTGTTCCGTATACCATTCGAAATGGAGTCTCCCCGGTCgtggagtgtggtgttgtgcgataggcccaaagGACGCTTTCAAGCTCCTCaacccatttctttttattctgGTCCAATCTTCGTCGTAGGCcgcgcaggattactctgttggcggcctcggcttgcccgttagtttggggatgttcCACGGAAGTGAAATGTTGTTTGGTCCCCAGGGCagcgaggaagtcttggaatcctttgtccgtgaattgtgtcccgttgtccgtgacgacggcttgtggtatcccaaatcggcagagtacatcgcgtttgaagaaacggagtatcctgaacgacgttatgtcggagaggggttctgcctctacccacttggtgaagtagtccacggcgactattagaaatttattttggtggagtccctttgtgaaggggccaagtatgtccatgccccaccaagcgaagggccATGGTGACGACAAAGATTTGAGTTCGTGGGGAGGAGCCAGGTGTATGTCCCCatgtcgttgacatttgtcgcattttttcacatggtccttagcgtcttgctgcatggtgggccagtaATATCCTGCTCGAagagctttcctggccagcgatcttcctcccaggtgctgggcattgatcccctcgtgtacctcgcgcaGGATGTAGTCGACTGTTTCCTCGTCGACACATTTTAAGAGCGGGATTGAGAACCCTCGTCTGTATAACTTTCCGTCGAGGATGACATATGCGCATGCTCGACGTCTTATTATTGCAGCTTCTTTCTGATCGTCGGGGAGGGTTCCGTTCGCGaggaagttgtaaacgggggtcatccagcaatttttgtcgccaatgacattgatgtcgaggacgttggtcgtcttctcgatgcttggtcgagggagtatttcttgaatgacggatttgtttccgcctttcttttttgtgctcgccagtttggacaggatgTCTGCCCGTTTGTTGTGCTCGCGTGGAACGTGTTGCACTTCCACGGATTggaacttagtgattttttccttcactaaaGCTAAATACTCggagaggttatcatttttggcttgatacTCTCCTAAAACTTGtgaggcaacaagttgtgaatctgtgaagattttaatttcttttgcctccatgtcctcggcCAACCGTAGGCCTGCTAGGAAGGCTTCGTACTCTGCCTGGTTGTTCGAtgtcgggaaggatagtgctagggatacCTCGATGATGATCCCGTTTTCGTTTTCCAGGATAATTCCTGCTCCTGCTCCCGTGGCGCTCGATgctccgtcgacgaatattgtccatttgtctgcctcgcttGTCGTGGAGGATGGACTCGTCATTTCGGCCACGAAGTCTGCTAAGACTTGTGATTTTAGTGCTTTtctgctttcgtaacgaatgtcgaattcggaaatatcgagggaccatttgagcatcctgcccgccatatctggccGACCAAGCAATGACTTGATTGGTTGGTCGGTTCGGACTACGATTGTGtgtgctaggaagtagtgacgtagtcttcttgctgcgttAATCAAGGCAAGGGCCACCTTCTCGATTTGTGTATATCTGAGTTCGGGCCCCTGGAGAGCCTTGCTTGTAaagtacactggtttttgtccttgtgTTGTTTCACGGACAAGGGCTGCGCTGACGGCCTCAGATGCGACGGAGAGGTAGATGTATAACACTTCCTAGACATCCGGGCGTGagaggactgggggttcggacagggccttcttaagatgttggagggcctgctcgcactcgcccgtccattcgaacacagcctctttccttagtaatttgaaaagcggtaatgcgtgttgagcagattttgctacgAAGAGAGACAATGAGGTCAGCATTCCGTTCAGGGTTTGTATGGATTTCTTGTTGTTCGGAGTTGGGAGCTCCGTAAAGGCACGACatttgtcggggttggcttcgattcctcgttctgttaggtagaatccgaggaactttcctgctcgtaccccgaaggtgcacttttctgggttgaatcgcatgttgtgttttctggcctgctcgaagaccttacgtaagtgggcggtatggtcgatttcctcatgggattttacgatcatgtcgtccatgtagacttcgagcatgtcgcctatttctccccggaatactttgttcatcatccgttggtatgtagcaccagcgttttttagaccgaagggcattacgttgtagtaatagttgcccgactcggtcatgaaagctgtttttcccctgtcggccacagccattgggatttggttgtatcctgaatatgcatccataaaagacaataatttaaagccagaagaattatcgactagtttatcaatgcaaggtaaaggataagaatctttagggcaagccctattgagatcggtatagtccacacacattctccattttccattagattttttcaCAAGTACAACGTTAgacaaccaggtagtgtatctggcttcagaaataaaatttgcctctaggaggtcttttacagctttttcagcagcctccgctttttcgggagactgcctacgcctacgttgcactacggcactagcaagtgggtcgacagtaagttgatgacaagcgatgtttggatccagcccgggcatgtcggcagcgtgccatgcgaacaaatcagcattttctctaaggcaggctttcagctgcttcctcgccaattcggggagccctgtcccaatcttgactcctttttctggatcctcgccaaactggactatctcaaagtctccatctggaatggggcgataatgctctttgctcgcctcatcgtcctccttctcctccttcctcagctttttctcctccttatgttgtttcttggaggtgcggctgtcAAGATCAACAGAGCTCACACTTGGACCGGGCATACTTGGTGGTGCTTCCGGGGATGGCTTTGGTGGTGTTTCCGAGGAAGGCTTTGGCTTCTTTGGTTCAGGAGCTTTACCAATGAAATTGTTGCCTTTGGATGCTGCGTCAAAGCACCTCCTCGCGGCTTCAATGTCCCCGTGTAGAGTAGCAACCTGCCCCTTATGAGTGTAAtacttcatcttcaggtgggcGGTAGAGGGGACAGCGATCAGGTCTGCTATGgccgtcctgccgatgatgcactggtagaggcaGGGGCAGTCTACGACCAAAAATTTTACCCTGATCGACTTGGCAGTTTCCTCGGAGCCGAAAGTGACTATGAGGTCGACATAGCCCCAAGGCCTAGTGGTTGCCCTGTTGAATACTGTGAGATCTGAGCCCAAGTACGGGGTGAGGTGTGTCTCGTCCAGCTGTAAGGTCCTGAACAAACTGGCGTACATAATGTCGCAGGAGCTCCCCGGATCGATGAGGACCCGACGGacgtccatgttggccatgtctgcccggacgaggaggggaatttggaaattggctgtcccaccgggcagctcttctcgatagaaggctaaaggcattgatcgcCCCTTCGCTTTGTCCAGCGTTGCGTTCATATTCGAGGACGTGTTGATGAgatcctcgaattttctttttattgatccgaCGGTGTGCTTGTCCATATGACCGCCGGATATGACGAATGAGTCTGTGAAATACTCCCACGTGCTAAGCGTAGGACCAGTATAGGTGTCCCCAAAACCGCTGGGGATAGCAAAATCTTCTGGCCGGAATACGCTCATAGCTATTTGCTTGGCGTTTTTCTGCCCGGCTGGCTGTGGAGGTACTTCCTCGACCGCGCGAGTCTCCGCGGTTTCTGGTCGAGGATCATTGTTTCTTTTCACGAACTGTCTTAGTTGTCCGCTTCTGATCATGTtttcaatagcatccttcagTTGGATGCAGTCGTCGGTCCTGTGACCATAACTCTTGTGGTATCTGCAATACCTATTTCTGTCTTGGCCGGGCTTCAGGGGGGTTGGCTTTGGTTGCTTCACATTTGCTCTGTCGAACTCAGAGATGTGAACTTCAGCGAATATCTCTCCCCGTGATTTGACGAGGGGGGTGTAGGTGGCGAATGTGCTTGGAGGGCCACGAGGCTCTCGTCTTTCGCCTCTCCTTCTGTCTCTGCCCCTCTCGCCACCCCGATCGCCGCCTCTATCGTGTCCCCTATCGCCGCCCCTATCATCGCTCCTATGGGAGGACTCACGGGCAGGGTGGCTGCTTCCAGGTCGGGCAAGGCGGGCGACATCAGCTGCCTGGATTTCTTCGTACTCAATGTATTTTTGAGCTTTTAGGAGGAGGTCGTCCCAGGTGGGTGGTTTTTCTATGCCAACGGCTTTGGCAAAATCGCTGCCCGGGCGAAGGCCCCTCTGCAGCAAGTACTTCTTCATGTCGTCGGACGTCTCGACTTGCACAGCCTCTTTATTGAACCTCTCGACGAAATTGCGGAGAGTTTCATCCTCGGCTTGGTATATAGCCTCCAAGGCGTGCACAGTTTTTGGGTGCTTGCGGGAAACAGTGAAGTGTCTGCAGAACTGGTCTGTAAGGTCTTTCCACGAGTAGATAGATTGAGGGGGCAGGCTTTGGTACCATGCCATCGCTCCCTTCCTTAGCGTGGTCGGAAAAAGTCTGCACCTGATGGCACCGCTAATATTCCTGAAATCCAGGTTAGCGTTGACATTAGCTATGTGATCGTCGGGGTCGGTCAAACCATCGTACGCGGGGAGCGTAGGAGGTCTCTCGAAGCCCTTTGGAACACGCTTCCTCAGAATGTCTGCGGACAGGGGGCATCGGGGATCACCCTCGTCACTCCCGTTGGGAGAATGGTCCTCGGACGACCGGGGAGAATAATCGCCGGGCATGGGCGTTGGACTGCGAGATTTGCGAGGACGGTAGCTGCCCGACGCGCCGTGCTTGGCCATCATCGCCaacccttgaggtgaatggcGGCGCGGAGCTTCGTGTTTCCCTTTCTTGCCCGGGGAGGACCTACCCTCGCGATGAGGAGGAGTACGATCTTTCTTCCGAGGAGTAACTTCGACCCTCTCTAGGTcggggcgtcgatgtttgacgGCCGCCGGACGGGGAGGGGAAGGATCAGCTTGGtgtctccgcgggggagagttAGTCTTTCTGCGGCGCCGGCCTCTTTCCAGCGCGGCGATTCTTTCACTTTGTTCGTCTAGTCGACGACCTTGAGCCTGCATGGCCTCCGTTGTTTGTTTCAGAGCAGCGATCAAGGCCGTGATCTCGGAATTGGCCAAGATGGCGGGCTGTCCAGCGTTGTTTGCCGGAGTTTCTTGCTTGAACTGTGGGCGTTTGCCCATCCGACGATCGGTTAGGACCTCAACGTCCTCCTCATCGGAGGAAAGTGAGGTTTCCCGTCCGTCGCGGGGGTCGGTTTCTGGACCGCGTGCTACGGTGGTATCGTCACGCACCAGTGATAGGACGGTGTTTTGTTGCGGCGGCGGAGAGGGTGGAACGTTGAGCACGTTCTCGTCGCCGGTATCGGTGTTGAGTTGCTGTGATGAACTAGCCATGGTGAAAGTTGTTGAGAGAATCGGTTTTGATCTTTGTTTCTTTAGGAAAGATTAAAGAAGGGGAAGAACTCAggttcccacagacggcgccactgatctaacctgttgatcagaaaggttgaggccggtccgttgagcaagcttccacaccgaagggggggtttgtacctgcaggtgctccgatgcctaagtcagcaaagagaacaagagagatacaagagaagagagagaaagtatggTATAGaatgattcagaatacctggctctcctgtctaggagagcttatatagtgcccccagcgctgggccaaaggttggtctattgggctgggataaccggcccaatagacccaACCGCCAAGATAGTCCccgtatcgtaggggaaggccgttattcgcctctatcttggttggagccgttccgctattcgcgggtaagggataggctCAATGACGGATGTGgttggataaaggagcacgtgttaaatgtgctgcttagctgttaagctacaCGGGAGTGGATCAACGTGCGCGGATGTATGAGCAGGACAcgtcgagcaggacacgtcattggctgacgtgtcgaggaagtctccccttattgggttgtgccccaaatgtcgggcataagGGATTGGGTCAgcccttggcccagtccagaacagatTCTATGATTCTTAATATAGTGATTgcaatatttaataatcaattgtattgataaaaaatacaACCTTAATCAATTATTTAAAGAGGAACATATATGACTCTGTGCATATAACTGTGTTGATAGGAATATTGTAATAATATCACCACAAGAAAATctcattttgttaattaatattgttGGGAGCTAAAAGCCCTCAACAAGTTAGAAAAATCGTCAATAAATATATTGCAATTAAAATTTAAGTTTAAAAGAACTTCTTGATGGCTAGGGGCCGCCAACAAATGATGCtcgtttgaaaaaaaattgaccagGACTTctaggtagttttttttttttgaaggagacTTCTAGGTAGTTGTGGACCGCCAATAAGTGGAAcgatttcttttatttaaaaaagcgGGATTAAAAAGAAAGTGGACCGccagatgttttctcttcccccctcccatgaatcttttatacccccaatattccaattttgcccttgcagaaaaattcggttctcagaaaccaaattttttctagtgcaaattcagagtaaatttcggtttttagaaaccgaaatttgttttcaaggcaaaaaaaaatttcggtttctacgaaccgaagttttttcaagggcaaaattgaaaattcaaggggaataaaagattcatggggggtgggaagagaaaacatcaagaAAGTGAGCATATCACTTCTTGTCGGTTTGGGCTGCCAACAATTTTCCAGGCCCATCAACTAGTCTTGACCGTTGAACACTTCCTGGCAGTCATTGGCCACCAATAAATgtctcaaaaattaaaatgactagCTTCTCCCTCTTTCTCTATATTCATCCCACTTCAAATTCATTTCATATATTCattctctctaaattttctctGACTTCTCTCTAAAATTTTCAAACTTCTCTCACACTTCTATATCTTTCAAACttactctcaattttttttcatttctccaTCTAAAAACTTGTAAGTgcttatacatttaaattttgaaaaagtttagcttattgatttattatttaaataaaatatgtatatatttcaatactattttcttacaattttttttttgggtacaatcttacaatttttatttaggaAGTGTTGATTCAATTCTAGTGTTCATCCAAGTAATAAAGTCAGAGACTACTCAGCGAACCAAATAagtaatgtaattttaatttaaaataatattttttatttacactTTAAAacttagtaatattttttaatacatgGTAATTTTTACTAACTTTTTATTAGTAACTAGTGTAACTAAGTTTAGTAAAGTTAGACACTAAGTTTAATTTATTAGTGTTATGGATCGGCTAAAGCCCAGCTTACGAGAAGGCCCATCGAAATAGGACAAAACTATGCGTGTGGCAAACGACCACAGAAAGGACACAAACGGGCATGAACTAAAGGTGAAGAGCTTATAACCGTCCTCAATTGCCCGTACGAAAGGACCCCACGGTATTGTAAGCCCTAATATTCTCCCatataaatatgttcatacaTCAATCCCTAGGTATGACATTCTACACCTCCATTTACACTATTTTAGAACCTCTTTCatatactgacttgagcgtcggagtgccaaCATGATTGCAGGTACCATTTCCCTTCCAATACAAAGGCCGGAATCGTCAAGCTTACCACCATCATCGATACTCTACCGCTAGCTGAGACATCACCGTTCAGAATTCGACGTTGTCAGCTCACATCCCTTCTGAGCAACCAGTTCAattagtaacttttttttacaaagcaTTTATTAGTAAGTTAGTAATAGTCAtatttaagtttaattttttttacttcacaaaaaaaagtttgattttttagtattaaataaaaaaataaaaaatccttattgttattattttttttattattgttattattattattattattattattattattattgttgttgttgttgttgttgttgttttttatgcaaattattattgttattattattattattagtattattttatatacaaaaatcATAATTGTATAGAATTGAAAGGTCTCATCATTTGTTATTACTACTAGTTTATCAAACTTTCTCAATTCCTTAATCATTTAAACCTGACAATTTCTCATAAATCCCTCAatagttcttcttcttcttctcataaATCCTAAGTTCCAACTTCATCAATGTTATGGCTatgtatgaatttttattttaaattaaataagtgtgtTTTATACAATTTAAGTGTAAAAAATGTGTCACAATTGTGTTgaattgtattaaaaaaaatttagatttctttaaaaaatgtaatcttttttatcaaaaaattatttttaattttatgaacaaTCCGTGACCCGTTAATAACGGGTTGGTCCGGTTTGAACATGATATATTGAAAAAGCAGGTTTAATGATGAATGAATCCAACCCAATAAATATTGTACAGATTGGGTAACAGGTTAGGCCAAATACTGAGttttcaaaaataaacaaaaaaaggtAAGGCCAAATTCGACCCAACCTAACCCACGTGCACCCATAAGTTGAACCGTGCATCAAATTGCATTGAACCTggaaccaaacacaccctttcTTTGAAATTCAATAAGTGCCTTATTACTTTTTATAATATCGATTGCATATAACATCAACATTATTTATGAAGTGAAAATATCAGTAAAGTTGTATGAATGTACAagtattttattagaaaaaataaaataatggtaAGAgttccaaaaaataataaaaataaaaagagcaGTGTCATCAATAGTGTTCCATTTATTACTTTTtgttagaaaaagaaaattttagaatttactTTTTGTAGAATTATTCTAAATGCACACACTTtctatataaacaaatttattgaataaatacTATTATATTTGGTCAATAAGTTAAACTAAATACAACAATAATTCAATGAatctgtataaaaaaaaaataattcaatgaaTCTAGATAACTGATATTTCAAACTTTATTGAGAAAAATCCTTtctaaaatagtaattttttattttttttctcttttttaaaaaataaatattttatttactcttaaaaagaaaaatctttaatcttaccaaaaaataaataaaaatctttGACTACTCATTTTGTTCCGTTGCTTGGTAACAATATTAATCGACGTCACATTTTGTACTTACTCACTTTTCCGATTTTTTTCTTCCCATTCCCAATTTCCCTCTCATTTCTCAGTACCATTACCACCTTTCGCTTCAACCCTTGCTTCACGATCATGGAACCGCGATCTAAATATGAACCCGATTACTGTTGGCGAAACCGGAGCAACTTGAACACCATGAGCATTTCCGAGCTATTTTCGAAGCTCAAAGGCACGTTCataaaaagtgattttgattTAGTTGAGAAAACCCTAGTTTCTAGAGAAGAAATGTTGAAGGAAGAGATTgaagagaagaagagagaaatggaGTTGTTAGAAGAGAGAATGAAATTTGAGATGTTGGAAAGGGTTACCGTTGAGTTCAAGCTGGAGAGGATTCAAGAAGAAATGAATAAGAAGGTGTTGATGAAGAAAGGTAATGAAAGGGGTGATGTTGTTGTTGCGGCGAAAGATCGCCTTGTTGGTGATGGTGTTGCTAGTCCTGTTGATGAAATGGGAATGAATGAGGTGTTGAAGGAGAGTGGTAATGTTGAGAAATGTGGAATAGAGTTTGAAAGTGATGGTGATGCAGTGAAGAATCGCGTTGTTGGTGATGGTGCTGCTGCTAGTGCTGATGCTGAAAAAACTGGTGAAAATGTTAGGGTTTTGATGAAAGCGAAGCAAGGGGTACTTGATGAGCAAAGCAAAAAAGATGGTCTAGGTGCTTCAGGTATGAAgattctaatttttaaaagcttgtttgataattttgtaTACAATATTGCATGAGTAAACAAGCAAATTCGTCTCTGAATTTTTAATCGTCAATCAAATTTGTCCctgaatttttcaaaatagctAAAAGGTTCTTGAATTTGTGAGTGTTACAACAAATTAGTCCCTCGGTCAAGTTGGATAGTTAACGGTGCTGACGTGGTCGTTAACCGCTTAGGCATCCTTTCACGTCAACAAACACATCCAGAACCAATTTGAAggattttgaaattcaaatgtcAAAAAATTTCACTATTTCTGTAAAACAGCTATGTCAAATTGGTCCCTAAATTTTTAAACTTATAATCTAATTGATCCCTgaatatttatactcatatatttacaAGTAGATATCAAATTAGCCCTTAGAATTATGTCGTTAATTAGAAATTTAAACTAAAAGCCACTTAATAAAAGGCAACAAGTCACTTTCTGCATAAGCATGATTCTGATGCACTCATTTCATGTTTACTAGTGACATAGTGCAAActaagtataaaaataaaaaatgtacatGCATACATAATCAGTGCATACGGAATCTAACCACCAAGTAATCTTCTTTGTCATCTACGTATATTCACGATATTTGCTAACCACTGCTTGCGATCCTAACAACTCCATCACTCTTTTAAGTTTGTTGAGTTTCTTTTACACGAAACTTCTATTATCTTTTATGGTCGAAATCTACTCTAAACTAACTTCGAACAAGAGGTTAGTACACATTTGTTCGCATTtggttgatttgatttgatttttctaTGTTTGTTTTTGTAACTGGTATAATCCACTACTTAAGTTATTGAaattgttctattgtttcatatttgttttgaaattattgTTCTGAtgttatttgatattttttcttaaCTTATTGAAATCGTTCTgatgtttttaaaattgttatgGTTCAGATATGGAGGAACCCCCTTTGAAGCGTGTTAGAGGAAAGAGAGGTTCATCTACCACCGCGTCTTCATGGCGGGAAAGGGAAATAACACGCCAAAAGGAGGGTGGTCAAAGTGTTTGGCTTGTTCAACGTCAACCTGAGGTTGATGAAAAGGAGGAGGATGAAAATTTGATGGATGCTGGTAGGGATGAGGAGGATGAGCGGGTGGTTCAGGTGGCGAAGATTAATGCCGCGACCTTTACATACCCTGAGCCTGAGCCGACTGAATTTCCAGGAGGGCCGTCAGACAAAGGTGTGCTCTCCTTGTACGCGAGCCATATTGCCCGACATATATTTGACGGTCAGGTAAgttacaaatttaatttttacaatttgataatttttgttgttgtttgattcTTTATAAttctatttgtatttttttttctttgtaggTTCGTGAAGTTCTCACCGTTGTCAGCCACGGGAGAAAGGTCCAAAAGTTTGATACTCCTGACGAAGATTGGTTTCATATCAAAATGGCGCGCACAGGATTGGCATACCTATCCACCACCGGTTACGAGTTTCTTGATCCAGCCTTGATCAGTGCCTTTGTTGAGAGGTGGCACGAGGAGACCTCAAGCTTTCACCTACCGGCAGGGGAAATTACAGTGACACTAGATGACGTGTCTTGTCTGCTGCATCTCCCCATTGAGGGGAGTCTGTTAGACCACAATAACACCTTGAACAAAGATGAAGTTGCTATGATGATGGTGTCTCTTCTTGGAGCGAAACCATTTGATGCTAAGACGCAGGTCAGAGTCACCAAAGGGGCCCATGCGAAGATAACCTATTTGAAGGAGCTTTTTGCAAGTCATGTGCAGAGTGTGGCTGATTATACTAAGGAGTCGAATCTTGAGGAGGCCAACAAGTTCCAGGACTTCGCCATTAGG
This portion of the Trifolium pratense cultivar HEN17-A07 linkage group LG3, ARS_RC_1.1, whole genome shotgun sequence genome encodes:
- the LOC123915201 gene encoding protein MAIN-LIKE 1-like: MEPRSKYEPDYCWRNRSNLNTMSISELFSKLKGTFIKSDFDLVEKTLVSREEMLKEEIEEKKREMELLEERMKFEMLERVTVEFKLERIQEEMNKKVLMKKGNERGDVVVAAKDRLVGDGVASPVDEMGMNEVLKESGNVEKCGIEFESDGDAVKNRVVGDGAAASADAEKTGENVRVLMKAKQGVLDEQSKKDGLGASDMEEPPLKRVRGKRGSSTTASSWREREITRQKEGGQSVWLVQRQPEVDEKEEDENLMDAGRDEEDERVVQVAKINAATFTYPEPEPTEFPGGPSDKGVLSLYASHIARHIFDGQVREVLTVVSHGRKVQKFDTPDEDWFHIKMARTGLAYLSTTGYEFLDPALISAFVERWHEETSSFHLPAGEITVTLDDVSCLLHLPIEGSLLDHNNTLNKDEVAMMMVSLLGAKPFDAKTQVRVTKGAHAKITYLKELFASHVQSVADYTKESNLEEANKFQDFAIRVYLLILVGWTIFADTSKNTVQLTYLKYFKNLEIVDNYAWGAAALTHLYKGLSAATVPKVKIVAGYMTLLQAWIIQHFPSLCGQVENERYIEAQPAANKFLPKKGQNNVEGYRSALDRMLTFDIHWNPYDNHRVTRPFEEISFYSGWIRCGPMIVRYLPERVLRQFGRVQTIPRHPSHSANPLTPRLQISQQYAQYMDWVLTPEERGDLPLHSWNVAPGYMRWYFRISHPYMIPLPPGDPPRPFEMEALIEEDAH